TGACACACATAGTTGTTGGGAATCCTACTGAAATGTAAGTTTATTCTGACATTATGAAAATTTATGGGTACATATAATTTCTGAGTTTCTTGAATTTGTATTAAATTATTACCAGTATCAATGTTGGCAAATCTTATTCCTTATCTATAATTTATGATTGATCTTCACATGCATTTGTGTTATTCAAGGGAAAAGAAGGATGTAAGGAGCCTTGCTGCTTTGGGTGTCATTCATGTTGTTAAAACCTCATGGCTTGAAGATTGTGACCGTGAAAAGAAGGAGGTCACTGTTCTTCAGAGACACATCGCAAATGATACACTTCTTCCCAAAGGTCTGTTATTATGATGTTCACGTTTGTGGTCTGTGTCTATTCTTAGTCATGTTCATGCTGCAGAATGCTTTGGTTAATCTATTAGATTTTTCTTAAGTAGTTTGTGAATATGCTTCTATTGAATTcttgatattttatttgttctCTGATTTCCTAAACTCAGCTAGCACAGCAAAAGGAGCAGTAACACGGATCACGTCCATTAATCAAGGTAAAAGCTCTGGCTTTCATCAAAGCTTGCAGACTGATCAGGTAGTGAATATTATGGAATCTAGAGTAGTAGTGCCAGAATGTTCAAAGAAAAGCAAAGAAGAGAAACCAGATATGGGTATAAGTGCTCTCACATCAAGTAAAGCAAAGGGCAAAACTATGTCGCAAAATCAACCTCCTGATAATAAATTGAAGGTACAAAAGATGACGCAACACGACTCTAGTGTTCTACACGTGAAGACAACAAATGTTTTCAGAGGGAAAACATTTTGTTTCTCAAATCTATTTCCTGAAGAAAGGGTAAGCTATTTGGATATCTATAACTATAAAGATGGATATAACATACTTGTGCACTAGAATTGAGTTGCAATGTGAGGTATCAATACAATAGAACTTTGAAAGATTGTAGTGGGAGAACCGGATTAAAGAATCTTGGATGTTGTACTTCGAGAAATATATCTGGAAAGATACACTTGAACTATTCATTTGGTGAACTTTAGGATTGACGTAGGCTTTAAGAATCTTGGTGCAGCTTATCCCAGAGTTGATAAGCATGCCGACAATAAATCTTCTTTGTTAAAGTCGGACTTGAAATTGAAAATTAcagccaagaaagaaaaaagtgcATCATGCCTCTCGTAATCTAGGTATTCTTCATTGACTTTAACTGTTGAGAAGTCCCGCAtcgactagagatatggccaaaatAGGACTTATAAGGGTAGAGAAACCATCACCCGCGATAGTGGTGTCGCTCTTATTGGCGACGGACTTGACGGAGATCCAGTGTTAGCCATGAGCTCTGAGAACTAAACTTTTGGTACCATGTAGAAGTTCAAGAGAGAAGATAGAAAATGTAGAACTGATTGTATTAATGATGAAAGGAGTCCAGCTACAAAATTATTTAGTGATCTTAATCAGTTGAGCTTAACAGACTTAGCTGAATGAAACTAACTGTTTACAGTTGTAAGTGACTAACAAAACCTAGGGGTGTTATCAGTTACACCCAAGAGCACTAATCACTATACTCTATTAGTTCAAGACAAAGGAGACTACTTATTGTTCTGAGTTTAAGCCTGGGAGGTTCTTGTGTGTGAGAGCATGTTAGCGATGTAATATAAAAACCATGCACGCATCATTACCTTAGCAACTTAAGGTTTTGAGATAGTTGGattaagaaaattagaaaaacaaACACAAGATTTCAATTAACAAAAAGAAGTCTCAATTGCTGATATTCACTGTCTCAAAGAAAGTTTATTTTTTTCTGCAATTGTCAAGCATTTGCTAAGGTTACTCAAAATTGGGTCAAGTAATTAGTTTTTGTTTATCGCGAGTATAATGATATGTCAATATTCCTTTTCTGTTAACTATAAAATGTGCATTGTAGTATTTGTTTACCTTTGTCCCAGTTTGATTGCTATATGTAAACATATTTTTCTATTGCACTGCAAGAGGTACACATATATGTTCAATGATGTTTAATTTAGTTTTGATCTCTTCTGCCAGAGAGCTGAGGTTATTCAATGGATAAGTCAAGGGGGAGGAGAGATAATAAGTGAGAAAACAAGAAAGAGTGTCCACTATACTATTGAGTGTCATGGTGTAACACCCAGGTTGAAAGGTGATCATGAAGGTTGCTATATTTCCAGTCACTGGATACGATCTTGTTTGGAGGTAAGCCTGACTAGTCAAAAATGCAATTTTCCTTTTTCGGGGTTATTTTCAGTATTCTTATCTTCTGCATTTTCAGGTGCTCATTTGGTTATGGATCTTGATTTATATATTGAATAAACAAGGAAGGAAAAACATGCTTTGCCTCAACTGTTTCAAGTTGTTATCTCAAATTTGCAAGTAATAGGAAGTAAATAATGATTGAATCTGATGAAACTTAGATCCAATTATACATGGTTACAAGAGCTTGGCACTCTGGGTCATGTGATCCATATTTTATATTCCTTCCTATCTACGGAATGCAGAAATTGAAGTTTAAGATTGTGATGAAACTTTGGAGCTTTTTCTTTGATAGCATGATAGGCTTGCCTTTTTGGACATATACTATATCAATAATgaattatatatgtatattatcttaattaataatattatgatAATATTTTTACATATAGGTTTATTGATCTATTTTACATGTAGGCTTATTTTAGTTAGTCTATTAGCCTATTAGTTCGCTGGCCTAGACTTGCTTTAGTATATCTTAGCGTGCTGGCCTATTTACAGATAGGCTTGTTGGCCTATTTAAAGGCCTAAGGCTACCCGGTCAGATCCTACTATAAAAAAATAGGCCAAGCTTAGGTCAGACTTAGACAATAAACTTTTTAAGTAGACCTATTTAGGCAAAGCCTGACCTGGCCTATTCATACCCCTAGGCATATCTTGATTGAATTTCATTATTTTCTATCAAATTCCCTCTGTTCTTTGCAACTTGTAGACTACATTTTTTGTATGATTTGTCAGTAAGTGTTTACATTTTTTGTATGATTTATCAGTAAGTGTTTATATTCCCGTCGTTGACTTTTATTGTGTTATTTTGAATATATGGGTTCTTTCTCATTCCTTATATTTGCATAAAAATAACTAAGAATGGTCTTCTACGGCATGGCACTCTCCTAATTGATGAACCTAGGATATTCCTTTAGGGCAGAGTACTCCTTTGATTGGGGTGAAAGTCTAGGTAGAGAACCTAAATCGCCTAAGGggtatttaataaaattatttataacccaaagcaaaaatcTTGGATAAAATTAGAATACTAATCAAATATCATAGCTCAATCCTAATTAAATATAAGTCTTAATCCAATATAAAATCCTAGATGAAACCTAATTAAATATAGGatctttaaaaataataaaatatttctcAAGTAAGTAAATTTTAAATTCTAATATAAACATTATAAATTCAAAACTCTCACATAAAAAAATCCTTTGAAATGGTTCTCCATTTTTCGTCAATAATGCTGTTCATGCTTATTGACTACTTTTGAATAGTTTTGGCTCTTTTTCAAGAACTTGCTACCTTGATACATactgaaattattttaaaacccaaCAAAAAGTTCTCCTTCACTGAAACTAAGTTCTGCTTAGTATTATAGAAATGGAGCAGAACTGCAGAATGAATTAAATGATAAAGAGATACtatgaagaaaaataatagTTAGAGCTGATTTGTCAGATTCTGCCCTCCCTGGCCTAAGCCACTTAACCTTCTCCAAAATCATGCTAGCCTCCCctactcccccccccccctccccctcCTCCTTATTCATTTTACTCTCATAAATTGCATAAGTTCCATCTCCGATTCTATGGCCACATGTACTATCTTTAACACTCCCTCCACCGCATCCACTTTCTTTACTTGGACATATTTTCCCCTCTCCCCTTACAAACACCTACCAGCTcgtttccctttttcttttttcttctctgGTATAAATAAGTTACAGGCCCATCAGACCATCTGTCTTTTGTCATCAATTGTAAATCATCAATCTAGTCATGATAATTAGTCTTCTGTTGTAAGATAAATTCATGAATGTTGTTCATATTTTATTGCtatttatcttttttctttatGGTGATTGTACGAAACTAATTATTTCAAACACTTGCACCCTTTTCGGAGAAGCTCagcaaatttttttatttgtgacTGAAAATTTGTAAATCATTGATGTAGTTATGGTTACACtaattatgatgatgatgatgatgtattcatgatgatttttgttttttgttgtgaGTTGGATTCTTTGCAAATTTGATGTTCCCTTGCATACTAAAttgtgattgtgtttccttgtttttGTTCAAGGATGGATCCTTGCTGGATGTTGATAGTCACATTCTTTATTCTCCACTTCCCTGCTGTGTTCCGTTGCCTGGGTTTGAAAGCTTCCGATTTTGTGTTTCACAATATGAGGAGAAAGACAGAATTCTTCTTAGGAACTTGTGTTTTGTTCTAGGAGCTAAATTTGTGGAGAAGTTGACTAAGAAGGTCACCCATTTATTATGTAAATTCACCAATGGGCCCAAGTACGACGCTGCTTGTAAGTGGGGGATCCGATCAGTTACATCTGAATGGATATTTGAATGTGTGAAACAGGTAATATATTTATACTGGTTGTGTAAAGGGAAAGCTCAAATAATTTCTTTGTCCGTAGGCATTTTGTTAAGAGTACATGTCTACATTCATTTTATGATATTACATACTTTTGATATGGGAAAAAAGTCCTTATCCatagcaatttttttttccagaatagAGTTGTTGCCATCGACCAATTTTTACCCAAGGAAGTCACTGCTCAAGACCAAGAGGCAGGAGTTTGCACTGTGAGTCAATTTCCTACCCAGGCTGTTCGAATGATAAGTGACATGCCCTCCCAGTTTCCAAGTCAGTCTCAAAGTTTGGGAAGTGCAGCGAGTAAAAATGTATTTTGTGAAGTTGGGAATCATGGGGCTGATTATACAGCATCAAGTACTTCTAGCAAAAGGGCTAGGCATGATAAGGTGCCTTCTGCTATAAATTCAGGTACTCATGTCAATGACATGAACAATACTGAAGAAAATTTGGTTAAAGATGCAGGGGAGATTTCTCATGCTGTTCCTGATGTTGCTTCTGCAATTGAGGACTTGTTAGAGCAGACAAGTAAGGTAAAAGTGCTGATTTGTTATTGATATGGTATGTAGAGAGATACTTTATAGAATTTGTTTACTCCAGTTTGTCTGAAGTATTTGTGCTTAACTCCGCTCTTTCTCTTACCCCAAAGATACATGATCAGAGGCCTCCAGAGAGTACTGGGTGTGAACGAAGTGTATCCTTAAGTGTGATCATTTTCATTAAGTTGTActttatattataatattttaaatagttTTGGTAGGTAGTTGTGACCCTTGATAGTATAATAGATATACTCATCTGATTGTCCAGTCCTTGGTGAAGACAATTCAAATCCTCATACTACCTTTGGGTTATCTAAACACTCGCTAAACAGGTTAGCTTGTTTCGGTTCTCTGTTTAAAATTTATCTTTCTGTTTTCATCTCACATTATAATTTTCAGCTTCAGCAGCAATTTTTACATGTCTACTAGATGTgtgtaaaacttcttttttgtcGGTAATGTGTACCTTGATCAAAAGGTTTAAAGTTTAAACTGTTTTCAATTGCAAGTTAATGATTCATGTTGATGACAATGTAAACAATACTGGAAGCATCATGCATATCTTTTTCATCTTTGTCTAAATCAATACTGACCTTATGTTCTTAGAAGTTTCAGAAAAGATGACAAGGGTGAGGCATCTGAAGACAGAAGAAGAGCAGGAATATATGATGGCTTTAGTGAAACACAAACAGACTCTCAGGTTACGTTTAAGTTCAGCAAATACTTAGTCTATCTCATGGGAACAAGATATAGATACCTTATGCGCAGACTGTTGACTAAATGACAAGTCAAAGTATACTGGGTGCATGTCATTTCACTTTTTTCATAACCTTATCCTGATTACAAGTTCTTTATACTTATCATGCAGGTTGTTAGTTATGAAGAAGATTTGTCAGGAAGGCAAATGCTTATAGAGAGAGTCCGAATTCGAAGTAGCATGCCCTCAAGTACCATGAAGGAAGATTTCAGTTGAGCAGTTTCCTTATTTGATCATGATGGTATAGCTGAGCTTACAAGCTAAGGCATAAGAATCTGCCATGCTTCATAATCAGcatatgataaaaataaattcaattctatttgttatacctatatgtttgaagtttttgtttttgatttgaGAAGCGGCACTCCTAGTTCTCTAGAATTAGTTTGAAAAGTGTAAAGAAAATGGCAGGGGTGTTGTGTTTCAAGTGATTATTTTTGTAACTAGCAAATAGAAACTAGAGCcagggaaaaagaaaagagtggtTATTGAATCACGCCTACCTAGTGCCAATCTAACGGATTGTCAAGTAACTTAAGAACAGCtctctttgttgttgttattttaGTGAGCCAAGTTTCATGAatgaggttgtctaaatgacccatgataaagtttgggttaaataacccatcattaaatcacatttgagataaatgagttgtaaataaattaataaataaaatatagaaattccaactcacttatttccaatatgattggatgatgggttatttaacccaaactttatcatgggtcatttagacaatcaCTTCATGAATTAGCAATTTCTGTTGGAATGGCTGTTCGGATTAGATAAGAATGCTTTTCAGTAATCTGAAATCACTACATTTATGGTGAATGGTGATATCTAATGGCTTTTCATTAAGAACCATTGATTACGCTATCTTTTATTGACGTTGAGGGTGTCAAGAATCAACTTATCTCAAGGATTTAAACATTAATGAGGCCAGCTGAAGAGTggcaatttttttatgagatgGCAGAGATCAAACTGATGAGATCCTAATGTCCAATTCATCTCGAATGCGTTGGTACTTTGGTGGAAGCCCAAGAATAGTTGTCCCAGAAGGGATGTTGGGATTGATTAGATTGTGTTTCTATTTCATTTAGCTCTGACCTGTATGTTCGATGCAAAATATGTTGCACTCTGTGCTTAGTACAAGGGATGCTAGATCCTAgcaaataattattaaattctaaaaaaagAACATACAACAATGAGGGCCTGAAACACTGCGAGAGGCACGGTCACATGCTCTAAAGTTACATACGGTTATAAGCAAGACCGATAACAAATAACTTCACTCTTTCTACCTTTCATTCTCCCCAGTTGTGAATGAGCATTCATGTCTGTTAAAATTGAACCTTCCATTTTGCTTGTTGCTTGTGCTAGAGGATCACTGATTCATTaaatgaagataaaaaaaagtttCGTCTGCTTAGATTTTTCGTCCTGAAGCAGTAACGAGATGTTTCAGAAAATAGATATACAAATGCTGTAATATCTAAAAGTTTAGAACATCAAACAGCTATAATTAGATGTTAGTTACTAACAATGGATTTAACCCAAGAGAGTGACTTTAGATGTAAGTCTCACAACCATTAATATTGTTTACCTGCTTTCAAAAGTCAATAATGTAACTCAATCATAGGTTGTGATATTAACTTTTCCTTGTAAAGTGAGTTCCTTCGCTTTAGAGGAGTCGAACCTACTAACAATTGAATGAACAATTATGTTATGTCGCCAATTTTTCAATGGTTAACACATTAATTCTAAATGAATGCCATGGTCGATCAAAATTTATGCAATTGACAAATAAATTCTAACCAATTTATCCTTGGACAACCAATTCGAGTTTAACATAATGTGATCGATTAACTACATAAATTCTAACCAAACATTGGTTTGGTTTGTATTATCATGTTCATTGGGTTGATCCAAACTGAAAAATACCCATATGGTCCTCAGACACGTGTATGCACTCTTGCGCGCTTTGTATTGGTGTGGGTGGAATTGCAACTTAATCTCTAAGAATTGTTTTAATGGAGTTTGGGTAATTACTTTGACCAATCATGAGATTAATGGAGTTTGGCACTTCAAAATCATATGTACACACACCTTGTGCACCTTCATAAGAATTGTTTGTCTCTCTAAGTAAGGTGATTATTTAATACTGATTAGGAAACATCTAGCCTCAACACTTTTATATGTTAAAATCACCATACCCGTTACATAAACTCAGACCAATCTATTTGTAGTTTTTCCTATTTGTCCTAAACTCACCAATAATGAAGATAAAAGCTTAACATCATACCGTTTATTTGAATCAAAGTGCTAAACATGAGTAGTATGAAGAGAAGCTGTATGATCCTTATTCTACATTATTATTTTCTAAGTTCGGAAGAGGGATCAACTTACACTCGTGTTTGACACACTAATCTTACACTATTCAATAACTTTACGTAGGATAGTTATAATGTTATATCATGAAACCCACCGTTTGATTCAAAGTTACTACCATATAGATCATATCTATAAAATTTTACATGAATCCAAAATCATTTAGTATGTTATTTAGATACATCAAGATTAGCGTCATATGGACATTTTAATATAtgtgaaaataaaaactataCAAACTTATATTTCTTaaaattttacaaaatttgGCACAAATAATGAAGGTGATGAGTTGTTAGCTGTATATTTTCATCTATAGTTATTGATGGGGTAAGATCTGTGGTATAAGACACGAGTGTAAGTTGATCCTTCAACATCTTTTCTAATAGCTGAAAAGTTAGACCTGTTGAGAAAGGTGATCAAAGCCAATGGCTAGTGTTTCATATAATATTGGTAGTGTAACGTTGGTAATTTTAAGTGTCAGGAAAAAGTCTCACATTTGGTTAATAATATGTTAATCAAAGATAATATAAGTGTGAAGACTCATAGACTCATTACCTTAAGGTTTTGAGTAAAGATGAGATGGAAATCAGCTGTCCCCATGAGTGTGTCTCCTATCCCGTCTCTCCAATCAAAATTTAACATGTCATTTATAATTTACACGTCAACATTACATTATCAAACACCGTTGAGAAACTCTGTTACACTAGATTtttcacccgtgcgttgcacggggagcatatatcaattaattcatactttataaataaataaataagtataAATCAGCACAATAATATGTCGACAGCTTTTAAAAAGACATAAATTTACACCAATTGACCAAAATATTTAAACAGTTGCCTCAACGAAAAAACCACTTCTGCTACTATTGTGTTATTCCCTGAGAGATTTCTACATGAAAGTATTTCCATGCCCGGTCCTCCTTGTAGTAACTTGTAACTCtgtaatttaaacataaataaatatagactatataCGTAAATAACTctgtaattatatatatatacatatatatatatatattacttttGCTATAAAAAATTATAGACTATATACGTACTAATTCATTTGTTACtctgtaaattaatttttatattagtttcaatataaaattatttacattACATGTAATTAAACTATTCATGTTCGTGTAATGAACATATGAAATTCGAAATTAtgtatattaatattttctagTTCCAATATGACATATTTTACTATAAAATTTTCATACTTTTATATATTGATACTAActctaaaaattattt
This is a stretch of genomic DNA from Lotus japonicus ecotype B-129 chromosome 1, LjGifu_v1.2. It encodes these proteins:
- the LOC130734326 gene encoding uncharacterized protein LOC130734326 isoform X1 gives rise to the protein MSKPKPFHGANVFMSRNLVPPEVFDALHDAVKNNGAEIHLCCDPSRNGASDYHIISCSKHEKFDDLKSKGCKLLGPRCVLSCAREQRPLPKKGFTCCLAMEGVKLLASGFDADEKVKIEELVTEMGGILHTKASLDLNFIIVKNVLAAKYKWALNILKKPIVTYEWLKQCSDEHRVVPQESYKVLPFSGLRICVTGIPADKRKEMEKLILQNGGKYSAELTKNCTHLISNAPEGDKYKVAKRWGHICIVTSKWFDQSIARRACLNEESYPVQSGSISSLKVTRDFTVQHSQERDFGNSQSVATSRAMDSNMPVFSGAESMDLEAKQSEHMSSSLNAPLFVKEADPEAPPLHTSNELNFDGAVANDSESDDNDLYLSDCRILLVGFEASEMRKLVNMVRKGGGSRYMSFNDKLTHIVVGNPTEMEKKDVRSLAALGVIHVVKTSWLEDCDREKKEVTVLQRHIANDTLLPKASTAKGAVTRITSINQGKSSGFHQSLQTDQVVNIMESRVVVPECSKKSKEEKPDMGISALTSSKAKGKTMSQNQPPDNKLKVQKMTQHDSSVLHVKTTNVFRGKTFCFSNLFPEERRAEVIQWISQGGGEIISEKTRKSVHYTIECHGVTPRLKGDHEGCYISSHWIRSCLEDGSLLDVDSHILYSPLPCCVPLPGFESFRFCVSQYEEKDRILLRNLCFVLGAKFVEKLTKKVTHLLCKFTNGPKYDAACKWGIRSVTSEWIFECVKQNRVVAIDQFLPKEVTAQDQEAGVCTVSQFPTQAVRMISDMPSQFPSQSQSLGSAASKNVFCEVGNHGADYTASSTSSKRARHDKVPSAINSGTHVNDMNNTEENLVKDAGEISHAVPDVASAIEDLLEQTSKIHDQRPPESTGCERSIYSSDCPVLGEDNSNPHTTFGLSKHSLNRSFRKDDKGEASEDRRRAGIYDGFSETQTDSQVVSYEEDLSGRQMLIERVRIRSSMPSSTMKEDFS
- the LOC130734326 gene encoding uncharacterized protein LOC130734326 isoform X4 — encoded protein: MSKPKPFHGANVFMSRNLVPPEVFDALHDAVKNNGAEIHLCCDPSRNGASDYHIISCSKHEKFDDLKSKGCKLLGPRCVLSCAREQRPLPKKGFTCCLAMEGVKLLASGFDADEKVKIEELVTEMGGILHTKASLDLNFIIVKNVLAAKYKWALNILKKPIVTYEWLKQCSDEHRVVPQESYKVLPFSGLRICVTGIPADKRKEMEKLILQNGGKYSAELTKNCTHLISNAPEGDKYKVAKRWGHICIVTSKWFDQSIARRACLNEESYPVQSGSISSLKVTRDFTVQHSQERDFGNSQSVATSRAMDSNMPVFSGAESMDLEAKQSEHMSSSLNAPLFVKEADPEAPPLHTSNELNFDGAVANDSESDDNDLYLSDCRILLVGFEASEMRKLVNMVRKGGGSRYMSFNDKLTHIVVGNPTEMEKKDVRSLAALGVIHVVKTSWLEDCDREKKEVTVLQRHIANDTLLPKASTAKGAVTRITSINQGKSSGFHQSLQTDQVVNIMESRVVVPECSKKSKEEKPDMGISALTSSKAKGKTMSQNQPPDNKLKVQKMTQHDSSVLHVKTTNVFRGKTFCFSNLFPEERRAEVIQWISQGGGEIISEKTRKSVHYTIECHGVTPRLKGDHEGCYISSHWIRSCLEDGSLLDVDSHILYSPLPCCVPLPGFESFRFCVSQYEEKDRILLRNLCFVLGAKFVEKLTKKVTHLLCKFTNGPKYDAACKWGIRSVTSEWIFECVKQNRVVAIDQFLPKEVTAQDQEAGVCTVSQFPTQAVRMISDMPSQFPSQSQSLGSAASKNVFCEVGNHGADYTASSTSSKRARHDKVPSAINSGTHVNDMNNTEENLVKDAGEISHAVPDVASAIEDLLEQTSKVKVLICY
- the LOC130734326 gene encoding uncharacterized protein LOC130734326 isoform X2 translates to MSKPKPFHGANVFMSRNLVPPEVFDALHDAVKNNGAEIHLCCDPSRNGASDYHIISCSKHEKFDDLKSKGCKLLGPRCVLSCAREQRPLPKKGFTCCLAMEGVKLLASGFDADEKVKIEELVTEMGGILHTKASLDLNFIIVKNVLAAKYKWALNILKKPIVTYEWLKQCSDEHRVVPQESYKVLPFSGLRICVTGIPADKRKEMEKLILQNGGKYSAELTKNCTHLISNAPEGDKYKVAKRWGHICIVTSKWFDQSIARRACLNEESYPVQSGSISSLKVTRDFTVQHSQERDFGNSQSVATSRAMDSNMPVFSGAESMDLEAKQSEHMSSSLNAPLFVKEADPEAPPLHTSNELNFDGAVANDSESDDNDLYLSDCRILLVGFEASEMRKLVNMVRKGGGSRYMSFNDKLTHIVVGNPTEMEKKDVRSLAALGVIHVVKTSWLEDCDREKKEVTVLQRHIANDTLLPKASTAKGAVTRITSINQGKSSGFHQSLQTDQVVNIMESRVVVPECSKKSKEEKPDMGISALTSSKAKGKTMSQNQPPDNKLKVQKMTQHDSSVLHVKTTNVFRGKTFCFSNLFPEERRAEVIQWISQGGGEIISEKTRKSVHYTIECHGVTPRLKGDHEGCYISSHWIRSCLEDGSLLDVDSHILYSPLPCCVPLPGFESFRFCVSQYEEKDRILLRNLCFVLGAKFVEKLTKKVTHLLCKFTNGPKYDAACKWGIRSVTSEWIFECVKQNRVVAIDQFLPKEVTAQDQEAGVCTVSQFPTQAVRMISDMPSQFPSQSQSLGSAASKNVFCEVGNHGADYTASSTSSKRARHDKVPSAINSGTHVNDMNNTEENLVKDAGEISHAVPDVASAIEDLLEQTSKIHDQRPPESTGCERSIYSSDCPVLGEDNSNPHTTFGLSKHSLNSFRKDDKGEASEDRRRAGIYDGFSETQTDSQVVSYEEDLSGRQMLIERVRIRSSMPSSTMKEDFS
- the LOC130734326 gene encoding uncharacterized protein LOC130734326 isoform X3, translated to MSKPKPFHGANVFMSRNLVPPEVFDALHDAVKNNGAEIHLCCDPSRNGASDYHIISCSKHEKFDDLKSKGCKLLGPRCVLSCAREQRPLPKKGFTCCLAMEGVKLLASGFDADEKVKIEELVTEMGGILHTKASLDLNFIIVKNVLAAKYKWALNILKKPIVTYEWLKQCSDEHRVVPQESYKVLPFSGLRICVTGIPADKRKEMEKLILQNGGKYSAELTKNCTHLISNAPEGDKYKVAKRWGHICIVTSKWFDQSIARRACLNEESYPVQSGSISSLKVTRDFTVQHSQERDFGNSQSVATSRAMDSNMPVFSGAESMDLEAKQSEHMSSSLNAPLFVKEADPEAPPLHTSNELNFDGAVANDSESDDNDLYLSDCRILLVGFEASEMRKLVNMVRKGGGSRYMSFNDKLTHIVVGNPTEMEKKDVRSLAALGVIHVVKTSWLEDCDREKKEVTVLQRHIANDTLLPKASTAKGAVTRITSINQGKSSGFHQSLQTDQVVNIMESRVVVPECSKKSKEEKPDMGISALTSSKAKGKTMSQNQPPDNKLKVQKMTQHDSSVLHVKTTNVFRGKTFCFSNLFPEERRAEVIQWISQGGGEIISEKTRKSVHYTIECHGVTPRLKGDHEGCYISSHWIRSCLEDGSLLDVDSHILYSPLPCCVPLPGFESFRFCVSQYEEKDRILLRNLCFVLGAKFVEKLTKKVTHLLCKFTNGPKYDAACKWGIRSVTSEWIFECVKQNRVVAIDQFLPKEVTAQDQEAGVCTVSQFPTQAVRMISDMPSQFPSQSQSLGSAASKNVFCEVGNHGADYTASSTSSKRARHDKVPSAINSGTHVNDMNNTEENLVKDAGEISHAVPDVASAIEDLLEQTSKIHDQRPPESTGCERSIYSSDCPVLGEDNSNPHTTFGLSKHSLNRKDDKGEASEDRRRAGIYDGFSETQTDSQVVSYEEDLSGRQMLIERVRIRSSMPSSTMKEDFS